A segment of the Juglans regia cultivar Chandler chromosome 15, Walnut 2.0, whole genome shotgun sequence genome:
ATCATCAATTAAATTGCTAGGTATTGAGGATAATGCCTTCAAATATGTCAAACTGCCTTTATATGTAAACTACATATTTAGCTTACTAATCGCAAAGAATAGGTCCTAGTGACAAAAGTCACTGCATCCCCAACACCAAATCACAACCTCTTAATTCTAGAGTCAATAAATCAGTTAGGGGTGAGCACCGACCAAGTCGGAGTCGGTATGTCCatcctccgactctgactccgacatATTCATCCTCCGCTCCTACTCCGACTTCGACTTGTCAGAGCGGAGTCAGATTTTGgacttttttcaacttcatatttggcacactttttaaaaagaattttttatgtgagattttaaatttaaattttttcaaaatttacaatatgaagtaaataattcatttttgcttcaattttactaaaaacataacaaaaaataaaactaaataaaaacaagtaacatactaacatgcttcaaaaaaattaaaaaaaaaaaactaaaaatgactaatcactacaataaacatccacttcccatcatccatcatccatATCCAACTAATAACTATAATAAACATCCACACTCATTATCTATCAATTACATCCAAAATCATTCACatcatcataataatatttttttacaaagactaTAACAAACATTTTCTAAGTTCCAATtctgacaaaaaaagaaacccaACATTTTCTAAGTGCCAACTAAATTAAATGTTcacaacaacaaatatcaatgcccaacaacaaattaaatgttccaagcatcacactgccattccaacttccaagttgtgcttgaaaaaaaaaatgaaaatattttagttacacaaatatttttggacCTACATAATATATCAATACAGGAAAATTATAAGCATGCATAGGTAACAAGTTTTATCCTTCAAACTATAGTGTATAGAGATTCCTTTCAAATTGGAGATTAAAAATAGTGCAACTTCAATTTCCATTATACTATGTGCAGACAAGATGTCGTACTAGTGAATGAGATTACACTTAATGAAGCCATTATAGAAGATAGAGAGCAGTGATCAGAGAAATTCAGCAACAGATGTTTGTCATGCTAAAAACATGAAGAAGCATCGGCCTATGCCAGTTCATATTAAATTCAGTACAACAAGATCCGCAACCTTCGAGTAAAATTGAAGTTACAACGTCGAGATTATAGAATCAACCAATCTAAAGTATTTTAGTTTGTAAATGAGCACTACCTTCCATCCATGCAATGAATCAAAAGTTGGTAACATCTAATAAAGTACATGGATGAagtttttgtttaggtggttaGAGTCTGAAACTCTGGTTCTTGACAAGAGGAGAGTGATAATCTCTGGTTGATAAATAGTTAAGTTGCAATAGGTAAAAATATGGAGACAGCAAATTAAGGGGAAAACACAACTACAGTACTTGATCTGGATCGATCCATGTTTAAGATTACTCCTTGAaggtatataaatatatatatatatatatatatttataagactATTAATGCAGTACTTTGAGGTAAGACtattaatcaattaaaataaaaaaaagtcaggCAAAAGTTGGACCTCAAGTCCTTCACTCTTCAACACCATCTCCAAGTCAACAACCAAAAAACCACTTCCATCCAACACTTCATGTTTTGTtacaaacaaaagaataaaaatactaatttctagAATTATATCTATTCCTAAttaatcaataatattaattatcctCATTTCTCAAACTTGATATGTTCTAAGATCGCATTTTATTCTTTCAAAACATCTCAACAAAAACAGCTCCGATATTAACTCTAATTAAAACAGTCCCAATATAATCACAGTTTTATCCAATCATTCCTTGcaaaattacacaaattcaCATTTTACgcaaagagagagaagacaaAGGGAGAAGAGAGTGAGGTTTATCGTGTCGACCGCTGCCTGCGAGGGTGGTTACTGTCTACTAGGTTAGGGTGAGGTCAGGAGGCGACTCGGCGAGTGAGAGACGAGATTCGGGGGGGACTACAGTAGGGTGAATGGGTGAgattatagtgtctaattatatattatcaacttatcattctatttatgatttttataattttttccatcactcaatttaattgttagtattaattaatgaaaattattatttaaattgatttgtACTATattgactaaaatttaaatataattattaaactaGTATTATTATACATTGCCACATTGGTATTAAATGTagactataagtctataatgttattattgttagcATTTATACTTGCACTATAGGATTGATTATTgacaattacatattattatactatagtattacttGTTATTAACAATTAAATGTATAGACTTGTACTATAGTgattaattacatgttattgtCTATAGACTTATACTATGGTTTTTATATATAgtgtttaattatatgttattaactcattatacttttattataactagtgtctaacttattcctattaatagctaaaatataatttgtattatatattagtataatagtattacatGTCTACACGTTAGTAGTTAATTACATATTGTTCTACtaaagtattacatattattatattagtttctaacttaattatatactagacttagtattctatattcaatttattttgcTAGTCACtagtgattatatattatatattggaaCATtggttattatacattactattacatgtaattatactttagttattatacattagtattacatgttattatgtAGTTTAGTgtttataaataagtattacatattattatatttatatattagtaatttattgttatatggtagtaatattgtaatagtatgatgtttacatataaactattattagtcaatttagcctatatatatattatagtataaatatattatttaataataatgagcTCATGCTAGTATCTTATGGAGTTTAACTAactgtataaaatataattatatacaatttttatgattaatatatagaaaaatacatatatatatttataaaatatatataatatcgttGTCTGAGTTAGAGTCGGATCAGAgaagagtcggagtcggagttagTTCAACTCCAATTCCAACTCCAACTCTAACTACTCAGAGGAAAaaacctccgactctgactccgagtGGAGTGGAGTCAGGATTGGAGTCGGATTTtaggatttttgctcagccctgaAATCAGTTACAAAAGTTGTACCTTGTATATGCAAAGCAACATCACTGCACTTCCCTTCACTCCTCAATACATCACCATTAGCATTCTCACCTGCATAGGCTAAGACTTCTACACAGATAACCCACATTTTAATGCTATTGTGGTATCCACAAAATTGTGGGTACTACCAATATCCACCAACACagttacttttcttttctttatctgTCCAAGAATTCTCATAGTCTTGGGGCTTGGTGCTCCTACCAATACTAGTACTAAAATTGATACAACTCCAGCACAATCTTGTACATTAGCTTCCCCAAAATCTGTCAACCGTTCAACCTCAACTTCTGACTCCAATGGCTCAACCTCAAACAACTCCATTCCTTCAAGTACATATAACTTTGGCTTAAGGCACTTATGGCCTTGTGCCATTTCTTCTCACATAAATAACAAAGCCCCATTTTTCCTTCTGTCTTGCATCTGTGCTTCTGAGACTCTCTGATAAGATACTTTAGCAGCATGTTGTACCTTAGGAGTACCCAAAATAGAATGAGCTTGGGCAGGTCTATTCAGATTCATCCCTGGTGTTGTACCTTAGGAGTACCCAAAATAGAATGAGCTTGGGCAGTACTCTTCCATGCTTTTCTTATACTCCAAACATACTGTTCTTGGATCTTGGCCAATCCAAATGCATCATTCAAATTCGTGGAAGCTAACATTATAACAGGGAGTCTTATCTCATCCCTTAGCCAATTGAAAACACAacttaatttgttctttttagATATGCCACGAATTATATTGGAAAGAAGTTCAAACTCAGCTTTATATGTAGTCATAGAACCAACATGTTTATGCTGAGTGAGtgcctccataggatcatcatatggAGATGATCTGAGCCTTACTTGAACAGTCTGAACAAATTCCTCCAACGAATGAAAAGTTCCTACTTCACTGGCATCTTAGAACCACACCAACGCTTCCTCATCCATGTGAAATGATGCTACGAAGATCCTTTGCCTAGGAGGAACTTGGTGATACACAAAATACTGATTTGCTTGATAGATCCACGCTGCTGGATTCTTGCCTCCAGACCTTGGAAACCCAAGTTTAATGCCCCTAAGAAAACCTCTGTCACCTTAGCGATTATGAACTTCGCCTAAACCCTCATTCATATCAACATTTCAAGCAAAAGTTTGGGCTTCTTGAAAATTCCTTCCCACCTGATCATTACCCACAGACCCATTAAGTGAAATCCTTGAAATCTGTTGAACTATTTCattaaatcttttttcttgattttctttgtCCACACGAGCATTTTCTTGCAGTTGCACAAGAATGGTAATTTTATCTTCCAATTGCTTTTGCTACCTCTCCTGTCATGTTGCCTCAACTGGTTTACAGAATCAAGAACCTGTGCATAAGACCTTGTATCCTCCGCCATAGTgctggctcttgataccaactgtaatggacCTTTCTTACCAATGACTGTATTTGAGATAGTCAGTCTccaagaagatgagagagagagagagagagatagagagaataaagagagagaaagagaatagAACTGTATATTCTTCGTTGTTATTCATCTTATTCATTTATGCTTTTATACATTTCTCACATCCATACGACATCGTATCATATTAAGATGCTTGTTGAAACTACATTGAACGACAACGTATCACTTATTCTATTTACATCACAACAACTCTTGTTAAAACGATAACGTTCCTTTAAACACATACAACGTCGTAGCACGTCCACTTTTAACGAACTAAACTACCATCATTCCCCTGCATTTCTTCTCATGATCATATCAGCACCCCAACTCCCTTTCAGCCATTACTTCCCAACACACGACAAAACACAACTAACCAACTAGAGAATGGGATTTGGCAATCAATGAGACAGTCGAGCAAGCAATAGACGTACCATGAAACATGCACAGAGGTGAGGGACACAACCCAAACCCCtaataacaactatatatagaAGATGACATCCAAAATTCAACGATCAATGATGACATGACAACAAAGTTACACCATCATCATCAGCTTCATTAGGGTAACATGATGCATTAGGGAACAACATTAAATCAGACCTCTTCTTATCACaatctttagagaaaatatttttccaaatagtaatgtGCATTTGCCTACTAATAGCCTCATGAATGAGGTACAAGGattggaatatttttcttctcACTCTTCTTCTTATCCTCTTATTTAAGGTTCTAACTTCGAACCCAGTTGTGTGTTCAAGTTTAAGGAATGAGCCTTCAAAAATTATCACAAGGCTTTCAAAAATTGTGTTAACATAATGGAAAATCCTAAAAATTCGGGGAATTAATACCGACCTCTCTTAATACCAATAATACATTTTTGCagcctaaaatattttatttatttcaagagtaatgttaattgtaatttgtatgtataaaaaatttacatacaaTGAAAACTCACCTAGATATATAAATCTACGTGTAGttagcatttctcttatttcaatctttaaaaaaaatgataaatttacaattaatttataaatattttacaactctatttaaaataaaaattaattatataaaattaattaattttagattaatttgaagtcaattgtaaaataattaatttgaagtaaattgtaaaataattataaaagaagcTTACATTATCTATAGTTTAATTCAAAAGTAATGACAAAAGTGTAGAAGGTCATCCATAGGTTGACCCTACCACACGTGTGGATAAGATCATCTCTGAGTCCTGACGGCCATTCTCTCTACCCTACGTATCGTAATTCTGATAATTCGCCCGAAACATCAGTCTCCCTACAGAGAATATCGGTTCTTATCGTCTATTTCCTGTTCGTTTCCCCTCCCTCGGCGGAAATGGCCATCGCAATTCTTCCCTCCCAGAACTGCTTTCAAGGCCGGTTTCGGCACGAAGCCCTGACCCTAACTCCTCTCAAACCTCGCCGATACTCTAACCCCGACAGCCCTCAGTCCCGCCGGCAGAAGCGAAGTCCTGATCGTAATCGGAGAGATGGATCCGTGGCGGCAAGGTTTCCCGCCAAGAACCTGGTCATGGGGCAGGTCAAGATCCTTAGGCGCGGAGAGACGTTAAGCCAGACGAAGAGTTACGATAATCGGAAGCCGAGGGcgaagaaggaaaatgatttgaatttggtATTGCGATCCACTGACAGGCTTGGTCCGGCCCCGCTGACGGTCCAGAAGTATATTAGGGTATCGGAGTTAAAGGTCGTCGATGAAATATATGCCGGATCGGCCTTCGTCGCGTCGCCTCCTCCAAGTTGCCTACCTGTCCCGTGCTTCTTGGGTAGAAACAACGGATCGGCCACGAGCGATTTGCGTCGATTATTGCGCCTCGATTCGGTCTGATCACGAACATCCCGAATCAATCCTAATTTCGGCTATTCGGATCCGATAACTATCGAAGTTTTATCGGACACGATCGTGCTTGTCAACCGCGTGAAAATTCGGATGTCTTCCTTTTATCGGTTATGGTTTGCGTTGGCTCCCTCAAATCATGGTCTTCCTTCTTACGTATTTTTGTTCAAGAGGATGGCTTTCGAGTGCGAGCAAAATGAAGTAATAAAAGTGGATAGCAGCGATATCTTTCGGCATGTTCTCATTGGAATTTGAACGGCAAAGATTAGATCAACCCCATTTCGCTCCTTCTCCTGGTTCTCCTTCTCGAGAGAAAGGAGATCAAAGTAGTTGCTCTGTTTTCTTGAAGATTAACACGATAGAATGGATTAATGTTAGTTAGTGTGCATTCTTGTAATTGCTTCATCTTCTATGCTGGAATAAAATCTCTGATTTGGGTAGCAGTCTCtgctttgttcttttttttttttcctctcttgccCAATACTGTTGCTGTTCTTGTATATGAATGGATCACAGAAAATTGTGGAAGGAATCCTGTTGATAAATGGTTCCTCATAATATAGCCACTACACATTATAAATCATGTTCAATATGGCTGGTGATTTGTTTGTGGATACAGAAATCATTAATGGTACCTGCCTTCTTGCTTTTCTGCTATATGATAATAAGCTTACTCGGAGACTTTCACCTTGCTCCCTTGAATTGCTTTGCCTCTCATTCATTGATTTCCACACCTTCCACCTCTCCAGGCACTATCCTCTTCCAGAACCAGTGCTTTCTCCACAGGAATATCATCTCTTCAATGGGAACTCCTTTGGTTTCGGGTAGGAAGATGTAAACAAATATGGTCATGATGGTAATCCAGGCAGCAAAGAAGAGGAAGATACCAAACTTGAGTGCACAAAGAAGGGAAAGGAAAGACTGGGCTATTATGAACGTGAATAGAAGATTTACAGCAACTGTGATGCTTTGTCCAGCTGATCGAATTTCTAGAGGGAATATCTCACTTGGCACTGTCCAGCCAAGAGGACCCCATGACCATCCAAAAGCTAGGACAAAGAGGCAAATGATGAACACCACCAGTATTGAGAAAGCTTTTGACAGTTCTTGATTGTTTCCGAACTTCACCCCCAAGATTATGGCTACTATGACCTGTTTAACATAcacaaataacattaaaatagaaataatagtGGAAAACAAGATCCTCGTATGTGTTGAGAAAATGCTCATGCTTCTCTTACAATAGCTGTGCTGGGTTAAAGCATATTTTATACTGAAGGGGAATAAAGCCAAATCCATGTTCTGGGAAGCAACATAAAAATGATTGCACTTTGAATATCTGGTGCCAGTTTTTAATTGACTTCTCCTGGATCTAACTTAAAGAGTGTTAAAGATCTTTTACCTGGCATGTAACCATTTGGATTCCTCCACTTATAAGCAAAGGCCTTCGACCCAATCTATCTACTGTTGCAATAGAAATCAGTGTAGATGAAGCAAGAACTGCCCCAGTCAAAGCTGAGGAGTAGAGAGCAGCATTGCCACCAAACCCCATACTCTGGAATAGCACCGGAGCATAGAAGAGAATTGAATTTATGCCCGTGAGGATCTGGAATGTCGGCATGAAGAATGCCATTACTAATTGTGGTCTGTTCTTTTTCTCAAGGATGTTACGAAAGGGatgttttatagagtttgaAAGCTCACTTGCATCAACCATGTCTTCAAACTCTGCATCCACATTTTTGGTTCCTCTAAGTTTTTCAAGAACTTTTCTGCCTTTTTCTTTTCGTCCTTGCTCGATTAAGCAATTAGGTGTCTCTGGAAGAAGTAGTCCTCC
Coding sequences within it:
- the LOC109001079 gene encoding uncharacterized protein LOC109001079, translating into MAIAILPSQNCFQGRFRHEALTLTPLKPRRYSNPDSPQSRRQKRSPDRNRRDGSVAARFPAKNLVMGQVKILRRGETLSQTKSYDNRKPRAKKENDLNLVLRSTDRLGPAPLTVQKYIRVSELKVVDEIYAGSAFVASPPPSCLPVPCFLGRNNGSATSDLRRLLRLDSV
- the LOC109001070 gene encoding sugar carrier protein A; this translates as MAGGSFGPAGVAKERAEQYQGRVTVYVIIACTVAAVGGSIFGYDIGISGGVTSMDAFLEKFFHTVYIKKMHAHESNYCKYNNQGLSAFTSSLYLAGLVSSLMASPVTRKYGRRASIVCGGISFLVGATLNAAAANMAMLLLGRIMLGVGIGFGNQAVPLYLSEMAPTHLRGGLNMLFQLATTLGIFTANMINYGTQKLQPWGWRLSLGLAAFPALLMTVGGLLLPETPNCLIEQGRKEKGRKVLEKLRGTKNVDAEFEDMVDASELSNSIKHPFRNILEKKNRPQLVMAFFMPTFQILTGINSILFYAPVLFQSMGFGGNAALYSSALTGAVLASSTLISIATVDRLGRRPLLISGGIQMVTCQVIVAIILGVKFGNNQELSKAFSILVVFIICLFVLAFGWSWGPLGWTVPSEIFPLEIRSAGQSITVAVNLLFTFIIAQSFLSLLCALKFGIFLFFAAWITIMTIFVYIFLPETKGVPIEEMIFLWRKHWFWKRIVPGEVEGVEINE